A window from Neodiprion fabricii isolate iyNeoFabr1 chromosome 2, iyNeoFabr1.1, whole genome shotgun sequence encodes these proteins:
- the LOC124176221 gene encoding UDP-glucose 6-dehydrogenase, producing the protein MAIKKICCIGAGYVGGPTCSVIALKCSDITVTVVDKSKERIAQWNSEKLPIYEPGLDEVVGKCRGKNLFFSTDIETGIKEADLIFISVNTPTKTFGNGRGRAADLKYVESAARMIAEIATGDKIVVEKSTVPVRAAESILNILRANHRPGVSYQILSNPEFLAEGTAIDDLVNADRVLIGGENSPEGHAAIEELCKVYERWIPRANILTTNTWSSELSKLAANAFLAQRISSINSLSAVCEATGADVSEVARAVGWDSRIGSKFLQASVGFGGSCFQKDILNLVYICECLNLPEVAAYWQQVIDMNEYQKSRFSAKVIESLFNTVTDKQIAMLGFAFKKNTGDTRESPAIHVAKTLLDEGAKLHIYDPKVEESQIMEDLTHASVTDHPENIKRHVSIYRDAYSATKDTHAIVLCTEWDEFMALDYEKIYAGMMKPAYIFDGRKILDHNALQRIGFIVQTIGKKLARTAVSRSWGSQSQM; encoded by the exons ATGGCGATAAAGAAAATCTGTTGCATCGGAGCTGGGTACGTCGGTGGACCCACCTGCAGCGTGATTGCCTTGAAATGTTCCGACATCACCGTGACGGTTGTCGATAAGAGCAAGGAAAGAATAGCGCAGTGGAATTCGGAGAAACTGCCGATTTACGAGCCTGGTTTGGACGAGGTAGTCGGCAAATGTCGGGGGAAAAATCTCTTTTTTTCGACGGATATAGAGACGGGAATAAAGGAAGCAGATTTGATATTCATTTCCGTCAATACGCCTACGAAAACTTTCGGCAATGGTAGAGGCAGAGCCGCCGATTTGAAGTACGTCGAAAGCGCAGCTCGAATGATAGCGGAAATCGCAACTGGGGACAAAATAGTTGTTGAAAAAAGCACGGTGCCGGTACGTGCTGCCGAGagtattttaaatattctcagGGCGAATCACAGGCCAGGTGTGTCGTATCAG ATTCTCTCAAATCCGGAATTCCTGGCCGAGGGAACAGCCATCGACGACCTGGTGAATGCCGATCGAGTATTGATCGGAGGTGAGAATTCGCCCGAAGGTCACGCAGCGATAGAAGAACTTTGCAAGGTCTACGAGCGCTGGATACCCAGAGCAAATATATTGACAACGAATACTTGGAGTTCAGAATTGTCGAAACTG GCGGCAAATGCATTCCTGGCCCAACGAATTTCTAGCATTAATTCGCTATCCGCCGTATGCGAAGCGACAGGTGCGGACGTCTCCGAGGTCGCACGGGCCGTTGGCTGGGATTCGCGAATAGGATCGAAGTTCCTGCAGGCATCGGTTGGATTCGGAGGTTCCTGTTTCCAGAAAGACATTTTAAACCTGGTATATATTTGCGAGTGTCTCAACCTTCCCGAGGTAGCGGCGTACTGGCAGCAAGTAATAGACATGAACGAGTACCAGAAGTCCCGGTTTTCCGCCAAAGTGATCGAGTCACTCTTCAACACCGTTACCGACAAACAGATCGCCATGCTTGGCTTCGCATTTAAGAAGAATACCGGGGACACCAGAGAGTCACCCGCGATCCACGTCGCCAAGACATTACTCGACGAGGGAGCGAAGCTCCACATATACGATCCGAAG GTAGAGGAGTCCCAAATAATGGAGGATTTGACTCATGCGAGTGTCACCGACCACCCGGAGAACATCAAGAGGCACGTCAGTATCTACAGGGACGCTTATTCCGCGACGAAGGACACTCACGCAATTGTGCTTTGCACCGAGTGGGATGAGTTTATG GCCTTGGACTATGAAAAGATTTACGCCGGAATGATGAAGCCGGCGTACATATTCGACGGGCGAAAGATACTGGACCACAACGCGTTGCAAAGAATCGGTTTTATCGTACAGACTATTGGTAAAAAGTTGGCTAGAACGGCTGTCTCCAGATCGTGGGGCAGTCAAAGTCAGATGTGA